The following coding sequences lie in one Prevotella nigrescens genomic window:
- the nrdG gene encoding anaerobic ribonucleoside-triphosphate reductase activating protein → MLKYINTDIVFQEFPNEVTLAINLSNCPCRCPGCHSTFLWKDVGDPLTAEAIEKMLNEDGERITCIGFMGGDSDPEAINQLAIYIKTHHKNIKVGWYTGRTTLSPDIQLPHFDYIKVGPYIRHLGGLDSRRTNQRMYKVLENNQLHDITSLFWKK, encoded by the coding sequence ATGCTTAAATACATAAATACCGATATTGTTTTCCAGGAATTCCCCAACGAAGTTACGTTGGCTATCAATCTTTCCAACTGTCCCTGTCGCTGTCCGGGCTGCCATAGCACCTTCCTTTGGAAAGATGTGGGCGACCCTTTAACGGCAGAAGCAATAGAAAAGATGCTGAACGAAGATGGCGAACGCATCACGTGTATAGGCTTTATGGGGGGCGACAGCGACCCGGAGGCAATCAACCAACTGGCTATTTACATAAAAACGCACCACAAAAACATAAAAGTGGGCTGGTACACAGGGCGTACCACGCTATCTCCCGACATTCAATTGCCCCACTTCGACTACATTAAGGTGGGACCATACATACGCCATCTGGGTGGATTGGACAGCCGACGCACCAACCAACGTATGTATAAGGTTCTGGAAAACAACCAGCTACACGACATAACAAGCTTGTTCTGGAAAAAATAA